One window from the genome of Paramisgurnus dabryanus chromosome 22, PD_genome_1.1, whole genome shotgun sequence encodes:
- the LOC141281386 gene encoding uncharacterized protein encodes MKLVILSFIWILPLTLSGEISVTDEVTLPCPFTKDNYFIFTFSTNVLRYNSQTSDQQISDEWKDKVSFSPEDGTIKLYHLNKEHSGTYTCKTTTDTTFTKHVVSGNEDTFKCPVSKDHNYNFTLNFDTTVLSYDSQTSTKLISDQWKNRIIFSPEDTGVVKLNGLNNKEHSGTYTCMSSTAQNKYIIHTVVTLTGVTAHTTLLAIVIPCILIIVLILSVVIIFLYKKNRQSEPPFDLQEPLNGSTRVANDKTTKLSSDLKTTT; translated from the exons ATGAAACTGGTGATTTTAAGCTTTATATGGATCCTGCCTTTAACTCTGAGTGGAG AAATCTCAGTGACAGATGAAGTAACTCTCCCGTGTCCATTTACTAAAGACAACTACTTCATCTTTACATTTTCCACCAATGTATTGAGATATAACAGTCAAACCTCTGACCAACAAATCTCTGATGAGTGGAAAGACAAAGTGAGCTTTTCCCCAGAAGATGGGACAATAAaactttatcatttaaataaagAGCATTCAGGAACTTACACCTGTAAAACTACAACAGATACTACATTCACTAAACACGTGGTTTCAG GGAATGAGGATACTTTTAAATGTCCAGTCTCTAAAGACCACAACTACAATTTCACCTTGAATTTTGACACTACTGTTCTGAGCTATGACAGCCAAACTTCAACAAAACTGATTTCTGATCAGTGGAAGAACAGGATTATCTTTTCACCTGAAGACACTGGAGTAGTTAAACTCAATGGTCTCAATAACAAAGAGCATTCAGGGACATACACCTGTATGAGCTCTACAGCTCAAAATAAATACATCATACATACTGTAGTAACACTAACAG GTGTGACAGCTCACACAACCTTACTGGCAATTGTCATCCCTTGTATACTTATTATAGTCCTTATTTTGTCAGTTGTGATCATTTTTTTGTATAAGAAAAACAGG CAATCTGAACCACCATTTGACCTACAAGAACCACTCAATGGATCAACA CGGGTTGCCAACgataaaacaacaaaactttCATCTGATCTCAAGACCACAACGTAG